A genomic window from Candidatus Andeanibacterium colombiense includes:
- a CDS encoding uroporphyrinogen-III synthase, protein MTRVVAIRPEPGLSATLAQGCEAGLDMAGWPLFEVRPCPWEPPAPATIDGVLLGSANAIRHAGATLAAFAGKPAYAVGASTAEAARRAGFTVAAEGQGGLQQVLATLNPPLRLLRLAGAKRVPLAPPPGIVLETRTVYESVPLPVPSELAEALRGDVLVLLHSGEAAAHLAGEVDRLGLDRGRISLAALGPRIAAAAGTGWREVRAAENPREAPLLALAGDMCH, encoded by the coding sequence ATGACCCGCGTCGTCGCGATCCGGCCCGAGCCGGGGCTTTCCGCGACATTGGCCCAGGGATGCGAGGCCGGGCTCGATATGGCGGGCTGGCCGCTGTTCGAAGTTCGCCCCTGCCCGTGGGAGCCGCCTGCGCCGGCCACGATCGACGGAGTGCTGCTCGGCAGCGCCAATGCAATTCGCCACGCGGGCGCCACGCTCGCCGCGTTCGCCGGAAAGCCCGCCTATGCGGTGGGTGCCAGCACCGCCGAGGCAGCGCGCCGCGCCGGCTTTACCGTCGCGGCCGAGGGGCAGGGCGGGCTGCAGCAGGTTCTCGCCACGCTCAACCCGCCGCTCCGGTTGCTGCGGCTGGCGGGCGCCAAGCGGGTTCCGCTCGCGCCGCCGCCCGGGATCGTGCTGGAAACCCGCACCGTCTATGAAAGCGTGCCGCTGCCGGTGCCGTCCGAATTGGCCGAGGCATTGCGCGGCGATGTGCTGGTGCTGCTCCATTCGGGCGAGGCTGCGGCCCATCTCGCGGGGGAGGTCGATCGGCTCGGGCTCGACCGAGGGCGAATATCACTCGCCGCGCTTGGCCCGCGCATCGCGGCGGCGGCGGGGACGGGGTGGCGCGAGGTGCGCGCGGCCGAAAACCCGCGCGAGGCGCCGCTACTGGCCTTGGCCGGGGACATGTGCCATTGA
- the hemC gene encoding hydroxymethylbilane synthase: MSIAPILRLGTRRSPLAMAQAEETRARLCAAHGWNEEQVELVPVLASGDKVLDRPLADIGGKALWTKELDAWLAEGLIDAAVHSLKDVETLRPASLTIAAVLPRADVRDVLVGAASLGDLPAGARIGTSAPRRAAQVLHLRPDCSVVSFRGNVQTRLQKLAAGEADATLLAAAGLERLGMVDVGTPLGTAAWLPAPSQGAIGIECNADDDATRALLAAIDHAPSRAQVMAERALLVGLEGNCHSPIGVLCDGSGELSLRASIFSPDGAERVDGEIRFAAGDMQEPLALAADLLARAGPAIRQHFGG; encoded by the coding sequence ATGAGTATCGCACCCATCCTTCGCCTCGGCACCCGCCGCTCCCCGCTCGCAATGGCGCAGGCCGAGGAGACCCGTGCGCGGCTGTGCGCCGCGCATGGCTGGAACGAGGAGCAGGTCGAACTCGTCCCGGTGCTGGCGAGCGGCGACAAGGTGCTCGACCGCCCGCTGGCCGATATCGGCGGCAAGGCGCTGTGGACCAAGGAACTCGACGCCTGGCTGGCCGAAGGACTCATCGATGCGGCGGTCCACTCGCTGAAGGATGTCGAGACGTTGCGACCCGCCAGCCTGACCATCGCCGCGGTGCTGCCGCGCGCGGATGTGCGCGACGTGCTGGTGGGCGCGGCGAGCCTCGGCGATCTGCCCGCGGGCGCGCGCATCGGCACCAGCGCCCCGCGCCGGGCGGCGCAGGTGCTTCATCTGCGGCCCGACTGTTCGGTCGTGTCGTTCCGCGGCAATGTCCAGACGCGGCTGCAGAAGCTCGCGGCGGGGGAGGCCGATGCGACGCTGCTCGCCGCTGCCGGGCTGGAACGATTGGGGATGGTCGATGTCGGCACTCCGCTCGGCACCGCGGCCTGGCTGCCCGCGCCGTCGCAGGGCGCGATCGGGATCGAATGCAACGCTGACGATGACGCGACGCGCGCACTGCTCGCGGCGATCGACCATGCGCCGAGCCGCGCACAGGTTATGGCCGAGCGCGCGCTGCTGGTCGGGCTGGAGGGCAATTGCCACAGCCCGATCGGAGTGCTGTGCGACGGTTCCGGCGAGTTGAGCCTGCGGGCGAGCATCTTCAGCCCCGATGGGGCCGAGCGGGTCGATGGCGAAATCCGCTTCGCCGCGGGTGACATGCAGGAACCGCTGGCGCTTGCCGCCGATTTGCTCGCGCGTGCCGGGCCGGCGATCCGGCAGCATTTCGGCGGATGA